The Cryptomeria japonica chromosome 9, Sugi_1.0, whole genome shotgun sequence DNA segment TATGGCAATATCTCGATTAGTTTTAACAATTAGAAGGAGGCAAATGAAAAAACTAACCAAGATGCATACGAGAGAGAGAGAACCAATTAAGGGTTTGTGATATGTGGTGAGATATTCAGGGTGCGAACCATTGGAATGGCTTGCTCTGTCCTATTAATGCACTTCTCAAAGTAGAGATGCTCAGATATGGTGATTTTGCGCAGCAATGCTATGATTCATTTGACAACACACGCTCTTCCACATGCTATGGCAATTGTAAGCGCAACAAAAGCCTACTTGCCTAgagattggattttctaaattgCAGGCGTGGAAACCATTTTACCAAATATATATATGTTAGGATTAAGAAACGAATCAAAAGAGtagagaaaaaaaattataaattcacAACATAGGCAAATGAAACACACAAATTTATCATGGTTCGGAAATTTCCTACATCCACACTTAACATAGGGGAATCAATATATTAATAACCAAGTCTAGTTTGTACACACACAACTGCAAGCAGCTCCAGAATTCATCTctacaaaatgatatgcaaccaacTTTTAAAGAGCTTACAAAGAGAAgttgaagagccaagagttttTGGTGGCAAAGGGAAGGAGTCCATTGGACTTCAGTTCCAACAATCTCACACTGAAGGGCAATGAACTGCTACAACAAGTACATTCCCCCACTCAGTCCTActatcagttattggaaaggcTGAGAGAAGCTTGGCAGAAAtcaaacttctcccacttaactactttagtgagcacatcagccAGATTCTTGTCGGTATGAatttatctacatgaaacttgccttcttcgaccATATGACGAACATAATGACtacgaacatcaacatgttttgactgagactgagatgtttgatgtttagtcataaagatggcactgctattatcacaaaacaaagcaaaatcagATTACTTCAAACCCAACTCactgaacaagagttgcaaccagaCCATATCCtttgctccctcagaaagagctatgtattcaaCCTCTATAGTCaattgagcaactgtatgttgtAATTTTGAAGCCTATCTAATCATTGCCTTGGCAAATGTGAAAGAATAACTtgaagtagactttcttttgtctaaatctCCGGAAAAATCAAAATCAGGAAACCCTTGCAAAATTGCCTTTCCCTTACCAAACCATAAGCAAAACTCAGAATTACCCTTGAGATACTGCAAAATATACTTGACtgcctcccaatgtgatttgcctGGATTAGCCATAAATCTGTTCACCACTCCCATGATATGAGCAATGTCCAGATGAGTAGACACCATAGCGTACATAAGACTGCCAATtgcagatttgtatggaattttgtccataaactccttatccTCTTTTAtttttggacacaattgagaagataactgaaaatgagaggctaagggtacACAAACAGACTTAGAATCCACCATACCAAATCTTTCCAatacttttttaatgtagtcttgctgagatagtttgagttctctctttttcctatcccaaaaaatagtcattcctagaatcttctttgctgcccctaaataTTTCATGGCAAATTCCTTTGCTAAGTGAGTTTTATGTTCACTCACAATCTTCATGCTTTTGTCaaccactagcatatcatccacaaaAAGGAGAAGTATGAAAAATTCGCCATTAGGAAGCTTTTTaaaatagatacaaggatcagactcgctgcgagttgttgatgaaatagcaTCAATCAGATGAAGAAATCCTTgccaagaaatatatatatatataattaatttatattaaaatttgatAACTATATGTTATCGGGTTAACAATGAATAATATTCGATTGCGTTTTTGTTTTGATCGGCGACTTGCTTAACATTAGTTAAGCACCGatcatatgctatcgggttactagaccCGATAGCATATTGGTATCAATTCATAATGAATCAGCACCAATATGCTATCGGGCTATTAAACTGATAGCATACATTGCAGATTCACACTGGTATCAGTTGGTAATACCGATTGTTTGGCATAAACAAAACATTGATCAATGTGTTAAACCTGATAAGCATACACCTATTCATATCGATTTATTTGTAGAGACACAATTAAGAGATGCCATGGATAGGCATGTGGAGACATGTCTGCCCATGACATCTCTCTTGTAAGATATATATGTGTCTGTTATTATTATGCAAAGGACATCGAAACTATTAATGTTCTTTCTTCACCATCTGCAATACATAAAAGATAATTAGAAAATAGAATTGATATTTACTGTGATAAATATTTGCATTGCAATACAACATCATTATACATACCTTGATTTTCAATTGAAATTTGGAGAACTTTTACATGGTATAAGATCATCAGTAGATTGAACCTGAGGCATTCAAATTTGTGAAAAATTCAAACTCAAGAAGATATCTaacatcacatttcttcaaatggccagCACTATCAGGTTTGAAGATAGAATCGAAGGAGGCgacaatttctcagcatggaaatGCATAATTAAGATGATCCTAAAGGAGAATAAATTTGAATCATTTGTAAGAGTCAAATCTAAAGAACCTAAGAATGAACCTGAAAAAACAACATGGATCAAGCGTAATGAAAAGGCCATCAAGATCATAGTTGATGGAGTGAGAAACATGAGACTGCCTATCATATGTTCAAGGCACTCAAAAATGCATTTGAGATAACCAATGATAGCAGAACCTTGtctctaaaaagagagataaatcatataagtatgataaAAGGGGAGTCAaccaatgcctacttcatgcagatatctaccctaagggatgaactagcaacacTTGGATACGAAATCCAAAGAAAAGAGTTAACAGTCATTTCTCTAGATGGGTTACCTAGTGTCTGGGAAACATTTgttcaaggcattagtgcaagggttAAATATCCAAATTTTGAGATGCTAAGAGTGGATtgtcttcaagaagaatcaaggttgaataagaaagggatcaagcataagaatatagatgaagatcttcaagttctaaacaCCAACTCCAATAAGAAAAGAAATAAGAAATAATTCAAGAAGAGGAAAGGACATCAAGGCAAGAATACCTCCAAGAAGGATCTCTCGCATATTCAATGCTTCAGGTGTGACAAGtttgggcactatgttgctaaATGTCCTGAAAGATCTAAACAAGATACATTTGTCAAAGTTGGAAATTCAATGGACGAAGATGATTCTGAAAAATATGTCTTCTACTCAGCACTTTCAAACCAAGTATCAAACAAGGCTAattcatgggtgattgacagtggctcATCTAGACATATTATAGGGTTCAGAGAAGtgttagactccatgatagaggagaccGATGAGGAAGTAACAATCAGAGATGACTCTACATATCCAGTCAGAAGAATTGGAACCTGCATCATCCGACTGAAGTCAGGCTTATCATTACAGCTTacaggagtactatatgtcccaagCATCAAAAGGAACCTAGTCTCCAtctcagcactagaggataatgggtatagggttaccttcatggacaacaaagtgtcAGCTTGGCCAAAGAATTTGTCCATCAAGAAAGCCAAaatcattggtcaaagacaaggctacttatatgagctatgcacagagcccaacctggCCCTAATCCATGAAGTTGCAGAttctaatgaagtttggcatagaagactaggtcacccgAATTTCAGAGCTTTATCATCTATGGAAAACCTTGTCATAAGTTtacccaagttaaagcaatatcagtcaggggcatgcaagggatgttccctaggtaaaaatactaagggatcttttcaaaatagtactaggaaaacaagtaatgttttagaattagtccactccaatgtatgtggacctatgtcagtaccctctttagggggatttttgtattatgtaatatttgtggatgactactctagaaaaacttggatctactttcttaaatgtaaagaattagaagagatccttaataactTTAAAGAATTTAAAACCCCAACAGAAAACTTCTTAGGTgataaagttaaaaccctaagaactgacaatgggggggaatacacctcagatctatttaaagatttttgtaaaaatgttgggattaagagggagtttactataccttataatcctcaacaaaatggggtagctgagaggaaaaataggacaattgtagaggTTGCCAAATCTATGCTTGATCAAAACCTAGATACCcatctttgggcagaagcctccTGCACTGTCGTGTATATCCAAAATAGATGTCCTCGCTCCCATAttgaagataaaacccctgaggaattttTTACTAGAACAAAGCCAGATATTATCCATCTTAGAATATTTGGATGCCATGTTTATatccatgtacctaaagagaaaaggtcACAACTAGAGCCTTCAGAAAAAAGGGGAatatttgttgggtatagtgaaatcTCCAAGGCATACAAAATCTACATACCTGGTCAAAggcatattgaacttagtaggTATGTAatttttgaagaagacttagccctCATAAAAGCCCAAAGTTCTATAGAACCTGAAGTCCATGTTCCTTCTcctagcatagatgaagatccTGCTCTTGAGTTTTAGAGGGAGAATCTGGAGGAAAATGAAGATGAAattcaaaacccacctagagaaaatctcaaaaaaagacctctatgggccaccaaaatTGTAGAAGAAGCTCATAAGTATGCTTCCCCTTcaagaaccttcagagaaagcaaaaggcctaaaaaTTTCACCAGCTATGTTGCCCTCATGAATGAACTTTCAAAAGATGAGCCtaccaatgtatcagatgcacttaaataTCAAGTAttgaaggatgccatgtctgatgAATACCGGTCCATTCTAAAAAATAATGTTTGGGAGATTGTTACCAGGCCAGCTGGAAAATTTGTTGTATCTtccaaatggctcttcaagatcaaacatgctgcacaTGGCaccattgagaaacacaaggccaaATTTATAGCCAGAGGGTTTttacaaaaggaaggaattgattacgaagaaacctttgcacctgtggccagATACACCTCAGTAAGAGCAGTCTTTGCCATTGCTGCAACAAAATGATGgaaagtacatcagatggatgtaaagacaacatttcttaatggaaAGATTGTagaagaagtatatctagagcaacctaaaggatttgagattcataatgcagagtctcatgtgtgtag contains these protein-coding regions:
- the LOC131858268 gene encoding uncharacterized mitochondrial protein AtMg00820-like, with protein sequence MNELSKDEPTNVSDALKYQVLKDAMSDEYRSILKNNVWEIVTRPAGKFVVSSKWLFKIKHAAHGTIEKHKAKFIARGFLQKEGIDYEETFAPVARYTSVRAVFAIAATK